In a genomic window of Mycolicibacterium neoaurum VKM Ac-1815D:
- the tal gene encoding transaldolase, whose translation MSQNENLAALSAAGVSVWLDDLSRERLQTGNLADLIATKSVVGVTTNPSIFQAALSKGDAYDEQVNELAAQGADVDATIRTVTTDDVRNACDVLAKTYEATDGVDGRVSIEVDPRLAHDTDKTILQAIELWKIVDRPNLLIKIPATQAGLPAITAVIAEGISVNVTLIFSVERHKAVIDAYLAGLEKAKEAGHDLSKIHSVASFFVSRVDSEIDARLEKIGSKEALDLRGKAGVANARLAYAAYEELFGGERFAALKADGARAQRPLWASTGVKNPDYSDTLYVTELVAPNTVNTMPEKTLDAVADHGVVTGDTVSGTAAEAQGVFDALVAVGIDKDDVFITLEEEGVEKFEKSWAELMEATQGQLDAAKK comes from the coding sequence ATGTCTCAGAACGAAAATCTGGCCGCACTATCCGCCGCCGGGGTGTCCGTCTGGCTCGACGACCTGTCGCGTGAGCGGTTGCAGACCGGCAACCTCGCCGATCTGATCGCCACCAAGAGCGTCGTCGGCGTGACCACCAACCCGTCGATCTTCCAGGCCGCGCTGTCCAAGGGTGATGCCTATGACGAGCAGGTCAACGAGCTCGCCGCCCAGGGCGCCGATGTGGATGCCACCATCCGCACCGTCACCACCGACGATGTCCGCAATGCCTGCGATGTGCTGGCCAAGACCTACGAGGCCACCGATGGCGTTGACGGCCGGGTGTCCATCGAGGTCGACCCGCGCCTGGCGCATGACACCGACAAGACGATCCTGCAGGCGATCGAGCTGTGGAAGATCGTCGACCGGCCCAACCTGCTGATCAAGATCCCCGCCACGCAGGCAGGTCTGCCCGCGATCACCGCGGTCATCGCCGAGGGCATCTCGGTGAACGTCACGCTGATCTTCTCGGTGGAGCGTCACAAGGCGGTCATCGACGCCTACCTGGCGGGCCTGGAGAAGGCCAAGGAGGCCGGCCACGACCTGTCCAAGATCCATTCGGTCGCGTCCTTCTTCGTCTCGCGGGTGGATTCCGAGATCGACGCACGCCTGGAGAAGATCGGTTCGAAGGAGGCGCTCGACCTGCGCGGCAAGGCCGGTGTGGCCAACGCCCGCCTGGCCTACGCGGCGTATGAGGAGCTGTTCGGGGGCGAGCGTTTCGCCGCGCTCAAGGCCGACGGCGCCCGCGCCCAGCGTCCGCTGTGGGCGTCGACCGGGGTCAAGAACCCGGACTACTCCGACACCCTCTATGTCACCGAGCTGGTGGCGCCGAACACGGTGAACACCATGCCGGAGAAGACGCTGGACGCCGTCGCCGACCACGGTGTGGTCACCGGCGACACGGTCAGTGGCACGGCCGCCGAGGCGCAGGGTGTCTTCGATGCCCTGGTCGCGGTCGGCATCGACAAGGACGATGTGTTCATCACCCTCGAGGAAGAGGGCGTGGAGAAGTTCGAGAAGTCCTGGGCCGAGCTGATGGAGGCCACCCAGGGACAGCTCGACGCCGCCAAGAAATAG
- the opcA gene encoding glucose-6-phosphate dehydrogenase assembly protein OpcA gives MIIDLPDTNTGAINKKIVALREEGGAITLGRVLTLVIAPDTEAVLEDSIEAANAASREHPCRVIVVIPGDRLSLDARLDAQLRIGSDAGANEVVVLRLSGPLANHASSVVTPFLLPDTPVVTWWPDLAPPVPAQDPLGTLAIRRITDATNGEDPLACIKSRLSGYTPGDTDLAWSRITYWRALLTAAVDQAPHEPITQVVVSGLKDEPALDILAGWLAGRLDCPVTRAVGELKVELTRASETITLSRPQDGVTATLTRTGKPDAQIPLARRETRDCLAEDMRRLDADEIYFEALQGIDRVSYV, from the coding sequence ATGATCATCGACCTGCCCGATACCAATACCGGTGCCATCAACAAGAAGATCGTTGCCCTGCGCGAGGAGGGTGGCGCGATCACACTCGGCCGGGTGCTGACACTCGTGATCGCTCCGGATACCGAAGCGGTGCTTGAGGATTCGATCGAGGCGGCCAATGCGGCGAGCCGTGAGCATCCGTGCCGGGTGATCGTGGTCATCCCCGGCGACCGGTTGAGCCTGGACGCACGCCTGGACGCCCAGTTGCGAATCGGCAGCGACGCCGGTGCCAACGAGGTGGTGGTACTCCGGTTGTCCGGCCCGTTGGCCAACCATGCCAGCAGTGTGGTCACCCCGTTCCTGCTGCCGGACACCCCCGTGGTCACCTGGTGGCCGGACCTCGCCCCGCCGGTGCCTGCGCAGGACCCGCTGGGCACGTTGGCGATTCGGCGTATCACCGATGCCACCAACGGTGAAGATCCGCTGGCGTGCATCAAGAGCAGGCTGTCGGGCTACACCCCCGGTGATACCGATCTCGCCTGGAGCCGCATCACGTACTGGCGGGCGCTACTGACCGCGGCGGTCGATCAGGCACCCCACGAACCGATCACGCAGGTGGTGGTGTCCGGACTCAAAGACGAACCCGCCCTGGACATTCTGGCCGGCTGGCTGGCCGGGCGGCTGGATTGCCCGGTGACCCGTGCCGTCGGCGAGCTCAAGGTGGAGCTCACCCGCGCCAGCGAGACGATCACGCTGAGCCGGCCACAGGACGGTGTCACGGCGACGCTGACCAGGACCGGCAAACCGGACGCCCAGATTCCGTTGGCCCGCCGGGAGACCCGCGACTGCCTGGCCGAGGACATGCGGCGCCTCGACGCCGACGAGATCTACTTCGAAGCACTTCAGGGAATCGATAGGGTGAGCTATGTCTGA
- the zwf gene encoding glucose-6-phosphate dehydrogenase produces MSTAEASTWHNPLRDKRDKRMPRIAGPCAVVIFGVTGDLARKKLMPAIYDLANRGLLPPSFALVGFARRDWADEDFGQVVYDAVKQHARTPFRQEVWDRLAEGFRFVQGAFDDDEAFGHLAETLHTLDVERGTNGNHAFYLSIPPKAFPQVLEQLSRSGLAAKDGDSWSRVVIEKPFGHDLSSAEELNGLVNSVFPESSVFRIDHYLGKETVQNILALRFANEMFEPIWNAHYVDHVQITMAEDIGLGGRGGYYDGVGAARDVIQNHLIQLLALTAMEEPVSFSPAELQAEKIKVLAASRLAEPLDQTTSRGQYAAGWQGGEKVVGLLDEEGFSQTSTTETFAAITVDVDTRRWAGVPFYLRTGKRLGRRVTEIALVFKRAPHLPFDATMTEELGKNALVIRVQPDEGITLRFGSKVPGNAMEVRDVSMDFSYGSAFAEESPEAYERLILDVLLGEPSLFPVNAEVELSWKILDPALEYWASHGTPDSYESGTWGPESAFEMLRRVGREWRRP; encoded by the coding sequence ATGAGCACAGCCGAGGCATCGACATGGCACAACCCGCTGCGGGACAAGCGCGACAAGCGCATGCCCCGCATCGCGGGGCCGTGTGCGGTGGTGATCTTCGGGGTCACCGGCGATCTGGCCCGCAAGAAGCTGATGCCGGCGATCTACGATCTGGCCAACCGCGGACTGTTGCCGCCGAGCTTCGCCCTCGTCGGCTTCGCGCGGCGGGACTGGGCCGACGAGGATTTCGGCCAGGTCGTCTACGACGCGGTCAAGCAGCACGCGCGTACCCCGTTCCGGCAGGAGGTCTGGGACCGCCTGGCGGAGGGTTTCCGATTCGTCCAGGGCGCATTCGATGACGACGAGGCCTTCGGACACTTGGCCGAGACTTTGCACACCCTCGACGTCGAGCGCGGGACCAACGGCAATCACGCGTTCTACCTGTCGATTCCGCCGAAGGCGTTCCCGCAGGTACTGGAGCAGCTGTCCCGGTCGGGCCTGGCCGCCAAGGACGGCGACAGCTGGAGCCGGGTGGTCATCGAGAAGCCGTTCGGCCACGACCTGTCCAGCGCCGAGGAGCTCAACGGCCTGGTCAACAGCGTGTTCCCGGAGTCGTCGGTGTTCCGCATCGACCACTATCTGGGCAAGGAGACGGTGCAGAACATCTTGGCGTTGCGTTTTGCCAACGAGATGTTCGAGCCGATCTGGAACGCCCATTACGTCGACCATGTCCAGATCACCATGGCCGAGGACATCGGTCTGGGCGGTCGGGGCGGCTACTACGACGGTGTCGGTGCGGCCCGCGATGTGATCCAGAACCATCTGATCCAGCTGCTGGCGCTGACGGCGATGGAGGAGCCGGTGAGCTTCTCCCCCGCCGAACTGCAGGCCGAGAAGATCAAGGTGCTGGCCGCCAGCCGGTTGGCCGAACCGTTGGACCAGACCACCTCCCGCGGCCAGTACGCCGCGGGCTGGCAGGGCGGTGAGAAGGTGGTCGGGCTGCTCGACGAGGAGGGGTTCTCCCAGACCTCGACTACGGAGACGTTCGCCGCGATCACCGTCGATGTCGACACCCGCCGCTGGGCCGGTGTGCCGTTCTATCTGCGCACCGGAAAACGCTTGGGCCGCAGGGTCACCGAGATCGCGCTGGTCTTCAAGCGGGCGCCCCATCTGCCGTTCGACGCGACCATGACCGAGGAGCTGGGCAAGAACGCCCTGGTGATCCGGGTGCAGCCCGACGAGGGCATCACGCTGCGGTTCGGCTCGAAGGTACCGGGTAATGCCATGGAGGTCCGCGATGTCAGCATGGACTTCTCCTACGGTTCGGCGTTCGCCGAGGAGTCCCCGGAGGCCTACGAGCGGCTGATCCTGGATGTGTTGCTCGGCGAACCATCGCTGTTTCCGGTCAATGCCGAGGTCGAACTGTCCTGGAAGATCCTGGATCCCGCGCTGGAGTACTGGGCGTCACACGGCACACCCGACAGCTACGAGTCCGGTACCTGGGGCCCGGAGTCGGCATTCGAGATGTTGCGCCGCGTCGGACGCGAGTGGCGGCGGCCGTGA
- a CDS encoding HNH endonuclease signature motif containing protein — protein sequence MDASCLDVFVDALIDELVPVSPGDDVGAGLGRLVDCPRPVVDDEVLLGVLAAAVSARNLLDLVISSAVVAAERAGVPGRRHLRTGADLLRLLGMSPGAAARAVRVGRAASSLPALTIAQRLGGIGIEFADAVGRGVAHVESRVPLSEGDRAAVVRALMVQTTPAEVAAKARTIAIDRVAALPVEQQVVPVAEDTALNEMTVVQNAEGRFEATLDLDVGTGEELCAALDPLCRPVPLPDGSPDPRPITTRRAEAIGLVLRTYLSQSRRPMSGGVLPHVTLIRPVAPGVGDAGVDRLGFGGPVSRATAELIACDATLTSVIVDHTGVPLDVGRAQRLFTPAIRKALAVRDGGCAHPGCGRPVSWCDAHHIQPWSAGGATGVDNGVLLCRLHHSLIHHGGWRVYLGRDRHPWFIPPHELGGPEPEPLRSHNRRTMTDLPAAA from the coding sequence ATGGACGCCAGCTGTCTTGATGTGTTTGTTGATGCGTTGATCGATGAGCTTGTTCCGGTGTCACCGGGCGATGATGTCGGGGCGGGTTTGGGTCGGTTGGTGGATTGTCCGCGGCCGGTGGTCGATGACGAGGTCTTGTTGGGTGTGTTGGCTGCTGCGGTGTCGGCGCGGAATCTGTTGGACTTGGTGATCTCCTCGGCGGTGGTGGCGGCCGAGCGGGCCGGTGTGCCGGGGCGGCGGCACCTGCGCACCGGGGCTGATCTGCTCCGGTTGTTGGGGATGTCCCCGGGTGCGGCGGCCCGGGCGGTACGGGTGGGACGCGCCGCATCGTCGTTGCCGGCGTTGACGATCGCGCAGCGGTTGGGCGGTATCGGTATCGAGTTCGCCGATGCCGTGGGCAGAGGTGTCGCGCACGTGGAGTCTCGAGTGCCGTTGTCCGAGGGGGATCGGGCGGCGGTGGTGCGTGCGTTGATGGTGCAGACCACGCCGGCCGAGGTGGCCGCCAAGGCCCGCACGATCGCCATCGACCGAGTCGCGGCGCTACCGGTCGAGCAGCAGGTGGTGCCGGTCGCCGAGGACACCGCGCTCAACGAGATGACCGTGGTGCAGAACGCCGAGGGTCGGTTTGAGGCCACCCTGGATCTGGACGTCGGTACTGGGGAAGAGCTGTGTGCGGCGTTGGATCCGTTGTGCCGACCGGTACCGCTACCGGACGGGTCCCCGGACCCCCGGCCGATCACCACCCGTCGGGCTGAGGCGATCGGGCTGGTGCTGCGCACCTATTTGTCGCAGTCGAGGCGTCCGATGTCTGGTGGGGTACTGCCGCACGTCACCCTCATCCGACCGGTAGCCCCGGGGGTGGGTGATGCGGGTGTGGATCGGTTGGGGTTCGGTGGACCGGTCAGCAGGGCGACCGCCGAGCTGATTGCGTGTGATGCCACGCTGACCTCGGTGATCGTCGACCACACCGGGGTGCCGTTGGATGTCGGGCGCGCCCAGCGGTTGTTCACCCCGGCCATCCGTAAAGCGCTGGCCGTCCGCGATGGCGGATGCGCCCATCCGGGGTGCGGGCGGCCGGTGTCCTGGTGCGATGCCCACCACATCCAACCCTGGAGCGCTGGGGGTGCAACCGGTGTGGACAACGGGGTGCTGCTGTGTCGACTGCACCACAGCTTGATCCATCACGGGGGTTGGCGGGTCTACCTCGGCCGCGACCGGCATCCGTGGTTCATTCCACCCCACGAGCTGGGTGGGCCCGAACCGGAGCCTCTGCGCTCCCACAACCGGCGCACCATGACCGACCTACCGGCGGCGGCGTGA
- the pgl gene encoding 6-phosphogluconolactonase, translating to MSEQVIETYLDAQELAKAAAARLVGVITSAIVNHGRADVVLTGGTVGIEMLRQVTGYSPDIDWAKVHLYWGDERFVPHDDTDRNFRQAREALLESISIPTENVHAMAASDGEFGDDPERAARAYERLLPDEFDVHLLGMGGEGHVNSLFPDSPAVRETERLVVAVTDSPKPPPRRITLTLPAVRRAKEVWLVVAGEEKADAVAAAIGGADPVDIPAAGAVGREKTVWLLDKASASKLPA from the coding sequence ATGTCTGAGCAGGTGATCGAGACCTACCTCGATGCGCAGGAACTCGCCAAGGCCGCCGCCGCGCGTCTGGTGGGCGTCATCACGTCGGCCATCGTCAACCATGGCCGCGCCGACGTGGTGTTGACCGGCGGCACCGTCGGCATCGAGATGCTGCGCCAGGTCACCGGGTACAGCCCGGACATCGACTGGGCGAAGGTCCATCTCTATTGGGGCGACGAGCGTTTCGTGCCGCACGACGACACCGACCGCAACTTCCGGCAGGCCCGCGAAGCGCTGCTGGAGAGCATCTCGATTCCCACCGAGAATGTGCACGCCATGGCCGCATCCGACGGCGAGTTCGGTGATGATCCAGAACGTGCCGCGCGCGCCTACGAACGGCTGCTCCCCGACGAGTTCGACGTCCATCTGCTCGGCATGGGCGGCGAAGGACATGTCAACTCGCTGTTTCCCGACAGTCCCGCGGTGCGCGAAACCGAGCGGCTCGTGGTGGCCGTGACCGACTCCCCCAAACCCCCGCCGCGACGTATCACCCTGACCCTGCCCGCCGTGCGACGCGCCAAAGAGGTGTGGTTGGTGGTGGCCGGCGAGGAGAAGGCCGACGCGGTGGCCGCGGCGATCGGCGGGGCCGACCCGGTGGACATCCCGGCCGCGGGTGCGGTCGGCCGCGAGAAGACCGTGTGGCTGCTGGACAAGGCGTCGGCGAGCAAGCTGCCGGCCTGA